One Pelagicoccus enzymogenes DNA segment encodes these proteins:
- a CDS encoding TonB-dependent receptor plug domain-containing protein — MNKIPKSGWLAITLAATTPWASLQAQNSGETDDEEIFELSPFTVSSDGDDGYRAQSTTAGSRLNTQLKDVAASVEVLTDAFLDDLGATDLDGALSMLAGVETDLTNDTQSISNPGGGGYIGGDFSDPNSRESSVRIRGLGRATNSANYLKVRGPMDRYNMQRTEFLRGPNSLLFGLGRPAGVVNYTTKKAHLSRDINNINFRLDNFGSRRVQVDFSRVLIEDKLAARFAGVVSDTKYMAKTAENLDRKAFLTFRYKPFEKTTIDAYIERTSAIGRRPNYRLPQDNVSDWLQAWNNAGTRLAELQAEDPDRYGDMSLDEFRERNFIWDASWPGTSNGRPVPTGDYVFDERVRVDADGNPLEFEAQWIRHMDGRERAVTGYYSGDATYSGGDWSIPYSPAGDGLTTLYGNIRVNGGQPQNGNGRNAYPRSRVRFARSSHAFDNRDGNAYADPQVLDESIFPIYDQELSTLPGNFQEVKSQKFGFNWEQKVNEDLYLSLSYLKEDYERNQNFGPLAQSQAISIDVNRYLPGAIQDPGLFFGAPQVKNLLSPEGDVIAFPGGSSVDPTIDEAVFQAQTIIDHINNGGSLTIRRAGNKTRLPAEGELEEIAANNALFLEQVANREQNPNFLRPFFHGRHISGYEDFQSEAALFQANYDLDFRDRSDRLGFLGLHRITLFGSASRDDALTYRASDVATYNEDILRTGPNDQHSSNRWFWPIFYVGDPVQVGDTTLNFTGAPDSTRPHLNNRIGHYYYDTTGNDDRGRWTVNEEGLEIAPGIIGGTLAFNGLDQTGYGTSLQSYLDLPFDTRLVTTVGWRSDEVETVIYDRFPDPTPAWDRISDGDERSDWDTSVNTSDLVQKEELMTGSVVFHATPWLRFFYNDSENFDLSTVNFDGFGRRIPSQGGETTEYGFGMTLFENKLDLKFNVFESAQVNARQGNGLVWSRMVSFERFVHDTLKALDQRFIENGENTPYTIEDWERVAGIDANGNLIVESGFSRIPDIDEETGEQIINDNGVPQWTYDDDAQRWDRPEDSNTTFDSVSKGWELSGTWNPTKNLRLRGSVSRLENAISNVHSQTLEYVALRGEYWNQFISQGYHSNGHNDATQYFARPGSIAADNGDLPVWDTADDADGPLPDNAFLVDTLGGRAPDSNLLTARFYQTVGDDILEALAVQGVASHGISEYNARITANYSFRDGFMKGFSFGTNLRWESGKALGYVSIPVELDELPFNFPNPDTNGNGQIDGEEFQPVRRDVNNPYEGDSHVTGGLMVNYKGKLHGDKIDWRVQLNVDNVFKQGDDLRIIRVNADGSPVFGLNQPTTFRLTNSFSF; from the coding sequence ATGAATAAGATCCCGAAAAGTGGCTGGTTGGCGATAACGCTGGCAGCAACGACCCCCTGGGCCTCCCTTCAGGCCCAGAACTCAGGAGAGACAGACGATGAAGAAATCTTCGAACTCTCGCCTTTCACCGTCTCCTCCGACGGCGACGACGGTTACCGCGCCCAGTCGACCACCGCAGGAAGTCGACTGAACACGCAACTCAAGGACGTCGCTGCTTCGGTCGAGGTTCTGACAGACGCCTTTCTCGACGACCTAGGAGCTACCGATCTCGACGGTGCCTTGTCGATGCTCGCTGGTGTCGAAACCGACCTTACAAACGATACGCAAAGCATCTCCAATCCTGGAGGAGGTGGTTACATCGGCGGCGACTTCTCCGACCCGAATTCCCGTGAAAGCTCCGTGCGTATTCGCGGTCTTGGCCGTGCGACGAATTCGGCCAATTACCTGAAGGTGAGAGGGCCAATGGACCGCTACAATATGCAGCGTACGGAGTTTCTGAGAGGTCCGAACTCACTTCTCTTCGGTCTCGGACGCCCCGCTGGCGTCGTGAACTATACGACCAAGAAGGCTCACCTGAGCCGTGATATCAATAATATCAACTTCCGTCTCGACAATTTCGGTTCTCGCCGCGTGCAGGTCGACTTCAGCCGCGTTCTGATCGAGGACAAGCTAGCGGCCCGTTTCGCGGGTGTCGTTTCAGACACGAAGTACATGGCAAAGACCGCTGAGAATCTCGATCGCAAAGCGTTTTTGACATTCCGATACAAGCCGTTCGAGAAGACCACGATCGACGCCTACATCGAACGCACTTCTGCGATTGGCCGCCGTCCGAACTACCGCCTGCCGCAGGACAATGTCAGCGATTGGCTACAAGCTTGGAACAACGCAGGCACTCGCCTGGCCGAGCTACAGGCGGAAGACCCGGATCGTTATGGTGACATGAGCCTTGACGAGTTCCGCGAGCGCAACTTCATCTGGGACGCTTCCTGGCCAGGTACTTCCAACGGACGCCCTGTCCCTACAGGCGACTACGTCTTCGACGAGAGAGTCAGGGTGGACGCGGACGGTAATCCACTAGAGTTCGAAGCTCAATGGATTCGGCACATGGACGGTCGTGAGCGAGCAGTCACCGGTTACTACTCCGGTGATGCAACTTACTCCGGTGGTGACTGGTCCATCCCTTACAGCCCTGCTGGAGATGGCCTGACAACCCTTTACGGTAACATTCGCGTCAACGGCGGTCAGCCGCAAAACGGAAACGGACGTAACGCGTACCCGCGCTCTCGCGTACGTTTTGCTCGCAGTTCGCATGCGTTCGACAACCGTGACGGTAACGCCTACGCCGACCCTCAGGTACTCGACGAGAGCATCTTCCCGATCTACGATCAAGAGCTCAGCACCCTGCCCGGAAACTTCCAAGAGGTAAAAAGCCAGAAGTTTGGCTTCAACTGGGAGCAAAAGGTAAACGAGGATCTGTACCTTTCTCTTTCGTATCTGAAAGAAGACTACGAGCGTAACCAAAACTTCGGTCCACTAGCTCAGTCTCAAGCGATCTCCATCGACGTAAACCGCTACCTCCCAGGCGCGATTCAGGACCCTGGTCTCTTCTTCGGAGCCCCGCAGGTTAAAAACCTTCTTAGTCCCGAAGGCGATGTGATTGCATTCCCTGGCGGTTCGAGTGTCGACCCGACTATCGATGAAGCCGTTTTCCAGGCTCAGACGATCATCGATCACATCAACAACGGTGGTTCGCTTACTATTCGGAGAGCAGGCAACAAGACCCGTCTCCCAGCCGAGGGTGAGCTTGAAGAGATCGCTGCCAACAACGCGCTCTTCCTTGAGCAGGTTGCCAATCGTGAACAGAACCCGAACTTCCTTCGCCCCTTCTTCCATGGTCGCCACATCAGCGGCTACGAGGACTTCCAGTCCGAGGCGGCACTGTTCCAAGCGAACTACGATCTCGACTTCAGAGACCGCTCGGATCGACTCGGTTTCCTCGGCTTGCATCGTATCACTCTTTTCGGATCCGCTTCTAGAGACGACGCGCTCACTTACCGTGCGAGCGATGTTGCCACCTACAACGAAGATATTTTGAGAACCGGTCCAAATGACCAGCACTCCTCTAACCGTTGGTTCTGGCCAATCTTCTACGTGGGCGATCCCGTGCAGGTCGGAGATACTACTTTGAACTTCACTGGAGCTCCAGACAGCACCCGTCCTCACCTCAACAACCGTATTGGTCACTACTACTACGACACGACCGGCAACGACGACCGCGGTCGCTGGACGGTGAATGAAGAGGGTCTCGAGATCGCTCCGGGCATCATCGGTGGCACGCTCGCTTTCAACGGCCTGGACCAGACTGGCTACGGTACGTCCCTGCAAAGTTACCTCGACCTGCCGTTTGATACTAGGCTCGTAACCACTGTGGGCTGGCGCTCCGACGAAGTTGAGACCGTGATTTACGATCGCTTCCCAGACCCAACTCCTGCATGGGACCGCATTAGCGACGGTGATGAGCGATCCGACTGGGATACTTCCGTAAACACCTCGGACCTCGTGCAAAAGGAGGAACTTATGACCGGCAGTGTCGTTTTCCACGCCACGCCCTGGTTGCGCTTCTTCTACAACGATTCGGAGAACTTCGACCTGTCCACCGTTAACTTTGACGGCTTCGGTCGACGCATTCCTTCCCAAGGCGGTGAAACGACCGAGTACGGCTTCGGTATGACGCTCTTCGAGAACAAGCTCGACCTGAAGTTCAACGTCTTCGAGTCGGCACAGGTCAACGCCCGTCAAGGCAACGGTCTTGTCTGGTCCCGCATGGTCAGCTTCGAACGCTTCGTACACGACACCCTCAAAGCTCTTGACCAACGTTTCATCGAGAACGGTGAAAATACTCCGTACACGATCGAAGACTGGGAGCGTGTGGCCGGCATCGACGCAAACGGCAATCTCATTGTTGAGAGCGGTTTCTCCCGCATTCCAGATATTGATGAAGAGACCGGAGAGCAGATCATTAACGACAACGGAGTGCCTCAGTGGACCTACGACGACGACGCTCAGAGATGGGACCGTCCCGAGGATTCCAACACCACCTTCGACTCGGTATCCAAAGGCTGGGAGTTGAGCGGTACTTGGAACCCGACCAAAAACCTGCGTCTGCGCGGCAGCGTTTCCCGTCTCGAAAATGCGATCTCGAACGTTCACTCTCAAACGCTCGAATACGTAGCTCTGCGTGGCGAATACTGGAATCAATTCATCAGCCAAGGGTACCACTCTAATGGCCACAATGACGCGACTCAGTACTTCGCGCGACCAGGATCAATCGCTGCTGACAACGGAGATCTCCCAGTTTGGGACACAGCCGATGACGCCGATGGCCCTCTTCCAGACAACGCCTTCCTCGTCGACACCCTTGGTGGCCGCGCTCCGGACTCGAACCTCTTGACCGCTCGCTTCTACCAAACCGTTGGTGACGATATTCTCGAGGCGCTCGCCGTGCAAGGTGTAGCTAGCCACGGTATCTCCGAGTACAACGCTCGTATCACAGCGAACTACAGCTTCCGCGACGGATTCATGAAGGGCTTCTCCTTTGGCACCAACCTCCGTTGGGAAAGCGGAAAGGCCTTGGGCTACGTCTCGATTCCCGTCGAACTGGACGAACTGCCATTCAACTTCCCGAACCCAGACACCAATGGGAACGGCCAGATCGATGGAGAAGAATTCCAACCAGTCCGCCGCGACGTGAACAATCCTTATGAGGGCGATTCTCACGTAACGGGCGGTCTCATGGTCAACTACAAGGGTAAGTTGCACGGCGACAAGATCGACTGGCGCGTCCAGTTGAATGTGGATAACGTGTTCAAGCAGGGCGACGACCTGCGCATCATCCGCGTCAACGCGGATGGCAGCCCGGTCTTCGGTCTAAATCAACCAACGACCTTCCGCTTGACCAATTCCTTCAGCTTCTAG